The Opitutaceae bacterium nucleotide sequence ATGGTCATTTCCATGACGGCCTCGGATGCTTCGCCGCGGTAATAGCGGAACGATTCGCGGATCAATTCGGTTGCGTCGGGCTCACCGGCCCGAACGCTCAAGACGCCGGTGGCGACGGACAAGACACCGACCAGAACGACCCCCGCGCGTCCCGCATGCAACCGTGGTTTCATGATCGTTCCGACTCTAGCCCGGAAATCCGTCCGGGTGAAGAGGAAACGGTTCCTGCTGCAGGCGTTGCCGTCAGTTCCGGAGGGCGTCGAAGAGCGCGATGATGTTCGCGGGCGGCACGTTGGCCTGGATATTGTGGATCGGAGCGGCCACGAGGCCTCCGTTGCGCCCGAGAATCCCGATGTTTTTCCGGGTTTCCTCCGCCACTTCTTCGGGAGTCCCGTCGGTCAGGGTGGACTGGCCGTCACAGGTGCCACCCCAGAAGATGATCCGGTCACCGAATCGACGTTTGAGGGATGCCGGATCCATGCCGGCGGCCGAGGTTTGAACGGGATTGATGATGTCCACCCCCATTTCGATGATCGAATCGAGGAGAGGTTCGATGGCCCCATCGGAATGGAGCATGACTTTCCAGGGCGTGTGGGCATGGATCCAGTCGAGGCCGCGCTTGTAGGCCGGCAGGAGTTTCTCCCGGAACATCGACGTGGAGAGAAAGGGAGAGGACTGGGTTCCGAAATCATCGCAGATCTGGATGATCTGGACCCGATCGCCCACCGCCTGCCGGAAGCGAGCAAGGTTCTCCAGCCAGACGTCGGTCAGGATGCCGAAGAGGTCGGTCACATAATCGTCCTCGGAGGCGAAGGTGATCATCCATTCCTCGAATCCACCCTGGCCGATTCCGTTGAAGAGTTCATAGGGAGGACCCATCGGGGCGATGATCGCCTGTTCGGTTCGGGTGAAGAGGCGTTGCGATTCCGCCCGGTAGTGTTCGAGAACCGGATCGGAAATCAGTGAAGGACGCCAGGTGGAAAGGTCGGGATGAGTGGCTCCGGGGTATTTCTCGAAACGGTCGAAATACCAGGCACCGGATGGCATGGCCGCGATGACCTCCCGGCTTCGTCGGAGAACGAATCCGCCGTGGCCATCCGGTTCCGGATGAAAACCGCCGGGGATTCCAACCTCGAGTCCACCCGGAAGAATCCACGATTTCCAGTCGCGGTTCTCGATTCCGAACGCAACCGCCGGACGATGCAGGCCGACACAGTCGGCCCCGAATCGATGCGCCACTTCCGGTTCGATTTCGGCCAGCATCTGGTAAGTGTCGAACACGCGGGGCGGAGGGTTCGCGGGTAGGCCGAGTGCCTGGCGCAGAAGGGCGTAGGCCCAGATCGAGATTCCGGACTGGCGGGTGCCGCCGAAGTCGACGGGAAGTCGGTCGACCGGTTGCCGGTTCAGAGTGGCGAGGATGCGTTCGCGGGAAGTCATGCCGAGTCCCCAATCCTGGCCACGGACAAGGTCCCGGGCAAGAACCCGCTTGGATCGCTGTCGCACAGTCGTAGATCAAGTTTGTAACATAATAGGTTACAAACCTAATCGTTCCGGGGCCGGTCGTCCTGACAGGTTGCTCCACGGCGCCAACCGGTTCTTTTCGACTTTATGCTTCGTTCCCGGGGGATCATCATCGGGGATCATGTCTGATCTCCGAGTATCCGGATTGTTCGTCGTCTGGGGAGCGATTGTGCTGACCGCGGCGGCTCAGGAAGAGTCTTTTGCCCCGGCAGTGCTGCCTCCGATCGTCCCGTGGTCGGGTTCAAGCGAGGCCCTCGTGGTTGGTGCGGATCATCCCTGGGTCACTCCCTCGGAATTGACGGATCTGGCGGATTCGCCCGACTACGCGGAGACTCTGGCTTACCTCGAGCGTTTGTGCCACGCATCGGATCGGCTCGAGCTGGAGGTCTTTGGCCGGACAGGCGAGGGGCGTGATCTTTATGTGGTGATTGCGCGATCGGAGGATCAGAGTGAGGACAGGCCGATCGTCCTCGCCCAGGCGGGGATCCATTCCGGAGAGATCGATGGAAAGGATGCCGGACTCATGCTCCTTCGGGATATGGCGGTTGGCGGGAAGGGAGAGATTCTGGAGAAGGTGGATTTTCTTTTTGTTCCGGTCTTCAACCTCGATGGGCATGAACGACGTTCCCTCTACAACCGTCCCAACCAGCGGGGGCCCATTCACCAGGGCTGGCGGACCACGGCGCGCAATCTGAATCTGAACCGGGATTATCTGAAGGCGGACAGTCCGGAGATGCGGGCGATGTTGGGGTTGATCCGTGAATGGGAGCCGGACCTTTATCTCGATCTTCACGTCACCGACGGGATCGATTATCAGTATGACATCACCTTCGGCTATAACGGCTATGACGGGAATCCCGCCTGGTCGCCCCGCATCGGAGCCTG carries:
- a CDS encoding uroporphyrinogen decarboxylase family protein produces the protein MRQRSKRVLARDLVRGQDWGLGMTSRERILATLNRQPVDRLPVDFGGTRQSGISIWAYALLRQALGLPANPPPRVFDTYQMLAEIEPEVAHRFGADCVGLHRPAVAFGIENRDWKSWILPGGLEVGIPGGFHPEPDGHGGFVLRRSREVIAAMPSGAWYFDRFEKYPGATHPDLSTWRPSLISDPVLEHYRAESQRLFTRTEQAIIAPMGPPYELFNGIGQGGFEEWMITFASEDDYVTDLFGILTDVWLENLARFRQAVGDRVQIIQICDDFGTQSSPFLSTSMFREKLLPAYKRGLDWIHAHTPWKVMLHSDGAIEPLLDSIIEMGVDIINPVQTSAAGMDPASLKRRFGDRIIFWGGTCDGQSTLTDGTPEEVAEETRKNIGILGRNGGLVAAPIHNIQANVPPANIIALFDALRN
- a CDS encoding M14 family metallopeptidase, which produces MSDLRVSGLFVVWGAIVLTAAAQEESFAPAVLPPIVPWSGSSEALVVGADHPWVTPSELTDLADSPDYAETLAYLERLCHASDRLELEVFGRTGEGRDLYVVIARSEDQSEDRPIVLAQAGIHSGEIDGKDAGLMLLRDMAVGGKGEILEKVDFLFVPVFNLDGHERRSLYNRPNQRGPIHQGWRTTARNLNLNRDYLKADSPEMRAMLGLIREWEPDLYLDLHVTDGIDYQYDITFGYNGYDGNPAWSPRIGAWLDEILRPEATKALLDGGHIPGRLVFAADDRDPAKGIGLGSTMPRFSDGYGDLRHLPTILVENHSLKPYRQRVLGTYVFLEGVLRCVGENAASLKAAIAADREARVEAAL